A DNA window from Streptomyces parvus contains the following coding sequences:
- the lxmJ gene encoding F420-dependent peptide dehydroalanine reductase LxmJ yields the protein MNPAVLYPLQPDHPELVAPFAALVRRTGARRLWMCQSFQAETHQVLAYLAGAGHTVPVGTSVTLLPLRHPYEAALQARSLALLTDEPVVAGFGIGNPDFVAGLTGRPYDSPRTAVRDYLRSVRALLDGERVDAGGPYHHLDGVLPVLPHAPRVDVGAGVLRPGMARTAGEAADVAITWMTPPEYVAGTLRPALEEGAAAAGRSRAPRIATAVHVVLDRPGRDVRALALSATAGHREAPHYAAMLRTAGLTLDPHDPAGTADALLRHRVVVAGSAQEIAGALDAYRRSGVDEVLLNPTGVLLGEGVNAAVEDVEEILAACRSFLPDDRQEAASVEPGERPDRLVG from the coding sequence GTGAACCCGGCCGTCCTCTACCCCCTCCAGCCCGACCATCCCGAACTCGTCGCCCCCTTCGCGGCGCTGGTCCGGCGTACCGGGGCCCGCCGCCTGTGGATGTGCCAGTCCTTCCAGGCCGAGACGCACCAGGTGCTGGCGTACCTGGCGGGCGCGGGGCACACCGTGCCGGTCGGGACGAGTGTGACCCTGCTCCCGCTGCGGCACCCGTACGAGGCGGCCCTCCAGGCGCGTTCGCTGGCGCTGCTCACCGACGAACCGGTCGTCGCGGGCTTCGGCATCGGCAACCCGGACTTCGTGGCGGGCCTGACGGGGCGCCCGTACGACAGTCCGCGTACGGCGGTCCGCGACTACCTGCGTTCCGTGCGCGCCCTGCTGGACGGGGAGCGGGTCGATGCCGGGGGCCCGTACCACCACCTGGACGGCGTACTGCCGGTGCTCCCGCACGCGCCGCGGGTCGACGTGGGGGCGGGGGTGCTGCGGCCCGGGATGGCGCGGACGGCAGGGGAGGCCGCGGACGTGGCGATCACCTGGATGACGCCGCCGGAGTATGTGGCGGGGACGCTGCGGCCCGCGCTGGAGGAGGGGGCGGCAGCGGCCGGCCGGTCGCGGGCGCCCCGGATCGCCACCGCCGTCCACGTCGTCCTCGACCGGCCGGGACGTGACGTACGCGCCCTGGCGCTCTCCGCGACCGCCGGGCACCGCGAGGCCCCGCACTACGCGGCGATGCTCCGGACGGCCGGTCTCACCCTCGACCCGCACGACCCGGCGGGCACCGCGGACGCCCTGCTGCGCCACCGGGTGGTCGTGGCGGGCAGCGCGCAGGAGATCGCGGGCGCGCTGGACGCGTACCGCCGCAGCGGGGTGGACGAGGTGCTGCTCAACCCCACGGGGGTGCTCCTCGGTGAGGGGGTGAACGCGGCCGTGGAGGACGTCGAGGAGATCCTCGCCGCCTGCCGCAGCTTCCTGCCCGACGATCGGCAGGAAGCTGCGTCCGTGGAGCCGGGGGAGCGGCCTGACCGGCTGGTTGGCTGA
- a CDS encoding ABC transporter ATP-binding protein — protein sequence MRPEHPPRAGGSVVFDGVSKRFGDHQALDDVSFALRPGKVTGLLGPNGAGKSTLLRILLGLARPDAGSAEVLGGEPLSAPERAQRVGVVMDAIGFHPRVTVRRQLEISARSLGLPSSRIAEVIGQVGLDGAERKRVKACSTGMRQRLALAVALLPDPELLILDEPLNGLDPDGIRWMRRLVERSADEGRTVLIASHMLSEVEQSVDDVVVLRRSVLFTGSLRELVRRGGGRLEDAYFALVEGADAAPRPEVTRA from the coding sequence GTGCGACCAGAGCATCCGCCCCGGGCAGGGGGAAGCGTCGTCTTCGACGGCGTGAGCAAGAGGTTCGGCGACCATCAGGCCCTCGACGACGTGAGCTTCGCGCTGCGGCCGGGCAAGGTCACCGGCCTGCTCGGGCCCAACGGTGCGGGCAAGAGCACTCTGCTGAGAATCCTGCTCGGGCTGGCCCGCCCCGACGCGGGGAGCGCCGAGGTCCTGGGCGGGGAGCCGCTGTCCGCCCCGGAGAGGGCGCAGCGGGTCGGCGTGGTCATGGACGCGATCGGCTTTCACCCACGGGTGACGGTCCGCCGTCAGCTGGAGATATCCGCCCGGTCGCTGGGTCTGCCATCCTCGCGTATCGCCGAGGTGATCGGGCAGGTCGGCCTGGACGGTGCGGAACGCAAGCGGGTCAAGGCGTGCTCGACGGGTATGCGGCAGCGCCTGGCGCTGGCCGTCGCCCTGCTCCCCGACCCCGAACTGCTCATTCTGGACGAACCGTTGAACGGTCTCGATCCGGACGGGATCCGCTGGATGCGCCGTCTGGTCGAGCGCTCTGCCGACGAGGGGCGGACGGTGCTGATCGCCAGCCACATGCTCTCCGAGGTCGAGCAGAGCGTGGACGACGTGGTCGTGCTGCGCCGCTCGGTGCTGTTCACGGGCTCGCTCCGGGAGCTGGTGCGGCGCGGCGGCGGCCGTTTGGAAGACGCCTACTTCGCACTCGTCGAGGGCGCGGACGCCGCGCCGCGTCCGGAGGTCACCCGTGCCTGA
- a CDS encoding ABC transporter permease gives MPEVLRNQLSAELLKLRTGLALPALLLVALAFCALGQLGLVYAESDPASAGAELTENIVGLGASAALFATLLGALHVTSEFSSGSIGRTVLYAPGRSAVVGAKLLATTVSGLCFGVAAVVCSLAVGYAALAAKDSGLTVDGSTWTTAAAVLTICTLAGPWGAAIGFVVRNRLAAVLGLVVWGTLGQVLVLGQLPELGRFLPEGAQFALLGDASGFPDALAAPYGLLLLVGWTAAMSLAGTRLFTHRDV, from the coding sequence GTGCCTGAGGTCCTGCGCAACCAGCTCTCCGCCGAACTCCTCAAACTGCGCACGGGTCTGGCCCTTCCGGCGCTTCTCCTGGTGGCCCTCGCCTTCTGCGCGTTGGGCCAGCTGGGCCTGGTGTACGCGGAGTCGGACCCTGCGTCCGCCGGTGCGGAGCTGACGGAGAACATCGTCGGGCTCGGCGCGTCCGCCGCGCTCTTCGCGACGCTGCTCGGGGCGCTGCACGTCACCAGCGAGTTCAGCTCCGGCTCGATCGGCCGCACCGTGCTGTACGCCCCCGGCCGTTCGGCCGTCGTGGGCGCCAAGCTGCTGGCCACGACGGTGTCGGGCCTCTGCTTCGGTGTCGCGGCGGTGGTCTGCTCCCTCGCCGTCGGTTACGCGGCGCTCGCGGCGAAGGATTCCGGTCTCACCGTCGACGGCTCCACCTGGACGACCGCCGCCGCCGTCCTGACGATCTGCACCCTGGCCGGCCCGTGGGGCGCGGCGATCGGCTTCGTCGTCCGCAACCGGCTCGCCGCGGTTCTCGGCCTGGTCGTCTGGGGCACGCTGGGCCAGGTGCTGGTGCTGGGCCAGCTCCCCGAGCTGGGCCGCTTCCTCCCCGAGGGCGCCCAGTTCGCCCTCCTCGGCGACGCCTCCGGCTTCCCGGACGCGCTGGCGGCACCGTACGGCCTGCTGCTGCTCGTGGGCTGGACGGCGGCGATGTCCCTCGCGGGCACCCGCCTCTTCACCCACCGCGACGTCTGA
- a CDS encoding pyridoxamine 5'-phosphate oxidase family protein yields MADVRNPSPEYVAFWRESHLSTLTTPRPDGTPHVVPVCVTYDPEAGVARVITDGGSRKVAHIRAAGPDGARVAVCQIDRARWATLEGRAVVRTEPETVKDAEARHEERYGRPPRINPTRVVIEITLDRALGKA; encoded by the coding sequence ATGGCAGACGTACGCAATCCCTCCCCCGAATACGTCGCGTTCTGGCGCGAGAGCCACCTGTCCACGCTGACGACCCCCCGCCCGGACGGCACGCCGCACGTGGTGCCGGTCTGTGTGACGTACGACCCGGAGGCCGGGGTGGCGCGCGTGATCACCGACGGGGGCAGCCGCAAGGTCGCCCACATCCGCGCGGCCGGCCCCGACGGGGCACGCGTGGCCGTCTGCCAGATCGACCGGGCCCGCTGGGCGACCCTGGAGGGCCGCGCGGTCGTCCGCACCGAGCCGGAGACCGTCAAGGACGCGGAGGCCCGCCACGAGGAGCGCTACGGCCGTCCGCCGCGGATCAATCCGACCCGGGTCGTCATCGAGATCACCCTCGACCGGGCGCTCGGCAAGGCCTGA
- the clpB gene encoding ATP-dependent chaperone ClpB has protein sequence MDAELTNKSRDAINAATDRAVKDGHPDLTPGHLLLALLEGQDNENVTDLLAAVEADQALVRGETERLLGGLPSVTGSTVAPPQPNREMLAVIQDAARRAKELGDDYISTEHLLIGVAAKGGRAGEILDGQGAGAKKLLAAFETSRGGRRVTTPDPEGQYKALEKFGTDFTAAAREGKLDPVIGRDQEIRRVVQVLSRRTKNNPVLIGEPGVGKTAVVEGLAQRIVKGDVPESLKDKRLVSLDLGAMVAGAKYRGEFEERLKTVLSEIKESDGRIITFIDELHTVVGAGAGGDSAMDAGNMLKPMLARGELRMVGATTLDEYRERIEKDPALERRFQQVLVAEPSVEDTIAILRGLKGRYEAHHKVQIADSALVAAATLSDRYITSRFLPDKAIDLVDEAASRLRMEIDSSPLEIDELQRSVDRLRMEELALKNESDPASKQRLEKLRRDLADKEEELRGLNARWEKEKQGLNRVGELKERLDELRGQAERAQRDGDFDAASKLLYGEIPGLERELEEAAEAEQEASKDKDTMVKEEVGPDDIADVVGAWTGIPAGRLLEGETQKLLRMESELGKRLIGQTEAVQAVSDAVRRTRAGIADPDRPTGSFLFLGPTGVGKTELAKALADFLFDDERAMIRIDMSEYGEKHSVARLVGAPPGYVGYEEGGQLTEAVRRRPYSVVLLDEVEKAHPEVFDILLQVLDDGRLTDGQGRTVDFRNTILVLTSNLGSQFLMDPLVKPEVKKEQVLEVVRASFKPEFINRLDDLVVFSALSGDELAHIAGLQIDRLAARLADRRLTLDVTPEALAWLAQEGNDPAYGARPLRRLIQTAIGDRLAKEILSGEVRDGDTVRVDRAEDGLIVGPAS, from the coding sequence GTGGACGCCGAGCTGACCAACAAGAGCCGCGACGCCATCAACGCGGCCACCGACCGGGCCGTGAAGGACGGGCACCCCGACCTGACCCCGGGGCACCTGCTGCTCGCGCTGCTGGAGGGGCAGGACAACGAGAACGTCACCGACCTCCTCGCCGCCGTCGAGGCCGACCAGGCGCTCGTGCGCGGCGAGACCGAGCGGCTGCTCGGGGGGCTGCCCAGCGTCACGGGGTCCACCGTCGCCCCGCCGCAGCCCAACCGCGAGATGCTCGCCGTCATCCAGGACGCGGCCCGGCGGGCCAAGGAGCTGGGCGACGACTACATCTCCACCGAGCACCTGCTCATCGGTGTCGCCGCGAAGGGGGGCCGGGCCGGTGAGATCCTCGACGGACAAGGGGCCGGCGCCAAGAAGCTGCTGGCCGCGTTCGAGACGAGCAGGGGAGGGCGCCGGGTGACCACTCCCGACCCGGAGGGCCAGTACAAGGCCCTGGAGAAGTTCGGCACCGACTTCACGGCCGCCGCGCGCGAGGGCAAGCTGGATCCGGTCATCGGCCGCGACCAGGAGATCCGCCGCGTCGTGCAGGTGCTGTCCCGCCGGACGAAGAACAACCCCGTCCTCATCGGTGAGCCCGGCGTCGGCAAGACCGCCGTCGTCGAAGGGCTCGCCCAGCGCATCGTCAAGGGCGATGTGCCGGAGAGCCTCAAGGACAAGCGGCTCGTCTCGCTCGACCTCGGCGCGATGGTCGCGGGCGCGAAGTACCGCGGCGAGTTCGAGGAGCGCCTGAAGACCGTCCTCTCCGAGATCAAGGAGAGCGACGGCCGGATCATCACGTTCATCGACGAGCTGCACACCGTCGTCGGCGCCGGCGCGGGCGGCGACTCCGCCATGGACGCGGGCAACATGCTCAAGCCGATGCTGGCCCGCGGCGAGCTGCGCATGGTCGGCGCGACCACGCTCGACGAGTACCGCGAGCGCATCGAGAAGGACCCCGCCCTGGAGCGCCGCTTCCAGCAGGTGCTGGTCGCCGAGCCGTCCGTCGAGGACACCATCGCGATCCTGCGCGGCCTCAAGGGCCGTTACGAGGCCCACCACAAGGTGCAGATCGCGGACTCGGCGCTGGTGGCCGCCGCGACCCTCTCCGACCGCTACATCACCTCCCGCTTCCTCCCCGACAAGGCCATCGACCTGGTCGACGAGGCCGCGTCCCGGCTGCGGATGGAGATCGATTCCTCGCCCCTGGAGATCGACGAACTCCAGCGCTCCGTCGACCGGTTGCGCATGGAGGAGCTGGCCCTCAAGAACGAGTCCGACCCCGCCTCCAAGCAGCGTCTGGAGAAGCTGCGCCGCGACCTCGCCGACAAGGAGGAGGAGCTGCGCGGCCTCAACGCCCGCTGGGAGAAGGAGAAGCAGGGCCTCAACCGGGTCGGTGAGCTCAAGGAGCGCCTCGACGAGCTGCGCGGCCAGGCCGAACGCGCCCAGCGTGACGGCGACTTCGACGCCGCCTCCAAGCTGCTGTACGGGGAGATCCCGGGCCTGGAGCGGGAGTTGGAGGAGGCCGCCGAGGCCGAGCAGGAGGCGTCCAAGGACAAGGACACCATGGTCAAGGAGGAGGTCGGGCCGGACGACATCGCGGACGTCGTCGGCGCCTGGACCGGCATCCCGGCCGGGCGGCTGCTGGAGGGCGAGACCCAGAAGCTGCTGCGCATGGAGTCCGAGCTGGGCAAGCGGCTGATCGGGCAGACCGAGGCCGTGCAGGCCGTCTCCGACGCCGTACGCCGGACCAGGGCCGGGATCGCCGACCCCGACCGGCCCACCGGGTCCTTCCTGTTCCTCGGCCCCACCGGCGTCGGCAAGACCGAGCTGGCCAAGGCCCTCGCGGACTTCCTGTTCGACGACGAGCGGGCCATGATCCGCATCGACATGAGCGAGTACGGCGAGAAGCACAGCGTCGCCCGCCTCGTCGGCGCCCCGCCCGGTTACGTCGGGTACGAGGAGGGCGGCCAGCTCACCGAGGCCGTCCGCCGCCGCCCGTACAGCGTCGTGCTCCTGGACGAGGTGGAGAAGGCCCACCCCGAGGTCTTCGACATCCTGCTCCAGGTCCTCGACGACGGCCGGCTCACCGACGGCCAGGGCCGCACGGTCGACTTCCGCAACACCATCCTCGTCCTGACCTCCAACCTCGGCTCCCAGTTCCTGATGGACCCCCTGGTGAAGCCCGAGGTCAAGAAGGAGCAGGTGCTTGAGGTGGTGCGGGCGTCCTTCAAGCCGGAGTTCATCAACCGGCTCGACGACCTCGTGGTCTTCTCCGCCCTGTCCGGTGACGAACTGGCCCATATCGCCGGGCTCCAGATCGACCGCCTTGCGGCCAGGCTGGCCGACCGGCGGCTCACCCTCGACGTCACACCCGAGGCGCTGGCCTGGCTCGCCCAGGAGGGCAACGACCCGGCCTACGGTGCGCGCCCGCTGCGCCGGCTCATCCAGACGGCGATCGGCGACCGGCTCGCCAAGGAGATCCTGTCCGGTGAGGTCCGCGACGGTGACACCGTACGGGTGGACCGGGCCGAGGACGGGCTGATCGTCGGCCCCGCCTCGTAA
- a CDS encoding YbjN domain-containing protein has product MSIDPSSIPNFGGQPEPQAAGPEGPVVPDQDLVKQLLDQMELKYVVDDEGDLAAPWEEFRTYFMFRGEAEQQVFSVRTFYDRPHDLDQRPVLLDAIDDWNRRTLWPKVYTHAHEGEEGETGSVRLIGEAQMLIGTGVSLEHFVSSTVSWVRASIEFDKWLAERLGIQPAEGKTDGEEPAGA; this is encoded by the coding sequence GTGAGCATCGATCCGTCCTCGATTCCTAATTTCGGGGGCCAGCCCGAACCGCAGGCGGCAGGACCGGAGGGCCCCGTCGTCCCTGACCAGGACCTCGTCAAGCAGCTCCTCGACCAGATGGAGCTGAAGTACGTCGTCGACGACGAGGGCGACCTCGCGGCGCCGTGGGAGGAGTTCCGGACGTACTTCATGTTCCGCGGCGAGGCGGAGCAGCAGGTCTTCTCGGTCCGTACGTTCTACGACCGCCCGCACGACCTGGACCAGCGTCCTGTCCTGCTGGACGCCATCGACGACTGGAACCGCCGCACCCTGTGGCCCAAGGTCTACACCCACGCCCACGAGGGCGAGGAGGGCGAGACGGGTTCCGTCCGGCTGATCGGTGAGGCGCAGATGCTCATCGGCACCGGCGTCAGCCTGGAGCACTTCGTCTCCTCGACGGTGAGCTGGGTGCGCGCCTCGATCGAGTTCGACAAGTGGCTCGCCGAGCGCCTCGGCATCCAGCCCGCCGAGGGCAAGACGGACGGCGAGGAGCCCGCGGGCGCCTGA
- a CDS encoding pyridoxal phosphate-dependent aminotransferase encodes MTQGRPLLNRRLAAFGTTIFAEMSALAGRTGSINLGQGFPDTDGPEEIREAAVRALRAGHGNQYPPGPGVPELRNAVAAHQERFYGLTWSPETEVLVTTGATEAIAASLLALLEPDDEVIAFEPYYDSYAACIAMAGAKRVPLTLRAPDFRPDLGELRTLITPRTRLLLLNTPHNPTGTVLTPDELSGIAALAVELDLLVVTDEVYEHLVFTGAHHPIAALPGMRERTVSVSSSGKTFSYTGWKIGWVTGDAPLVAAVRAAKQYLTFVSGGPFQYAIAEALALPDTFFTAFRADMHRKRDLLAKGLRAAGFRVYEPEGTYFITTDISPFGDEDAYAFCRALPERCGVAAVPNSVFYDDPEAGRSQVRFTFCKRDDVLEAAVERLARLG; translated from the coding sequence ATGACACAGGGACGACCGCTGCTCAACCGCCGCCTCGCCGCGTTCGGCACGACGATCTTCGCCGAGATGTCCGCGCTGGCCGGGCGGACCGGCTCCATCAACCTCGGCCAGGGCTTCCCCGACACCGACGGACCCGAGGAGATCCGGGAGGCGGCGGTCCGGGCGCTGCGCGCCGGCCACGGCAACCAGTACCCGCCCGGCCCCGGGGTCCCGGAGCTCCGGAACGCCGTCGCCGCCCACCAGGAGCGCTTCTACGGCCTGACCTGGTCCCCGGAGACGGAGGTGCTGGTGACGACCGGGGCAACGGAGGCGATCGCCGCCTCGCTGCTCGCCCTCCTCGAACCGGACGACGAGGTCATCGCGTTCGAGCCGTACTACGACTCGTACGCCGCCTGCATCGCCATGGCGGGTGCGAAGCGCGTACCGCTCACCCTGCGCGCCCCGGACTTCCGCCCGGACCTCGGCGAACTGCGCACCCTGATCACCCCGCGCACCCGCCTCCTGCTGCTGAACACCCCGCACAACCCGACCGGCACGGTGCTCACCCCCGACGAACTGTCCGGGATCGCGGCCCTCGCGGTGGAGCTCGACCTCCTGGTGGTGACCGACGAGGTCTACGAGCACCTCGTCTTCACCGGGGCGCACCACCCGATCGCCGCGCTCCCCGGGATGCGCGAGCGGACGGTGTCCGTCTCGTCGTCGGGGAAGACGTTCTCGTACACCGGGTGGAAGATCGGCTGGGTGACCGGTGACGCGCCGCTGGTGGCGGCGGTGCGCGCGGCGAAGCAGTATCTGACCTTCGTCAGCGGGGGCCCGTTCCAGTACGCGATCGCCGAGGCGCTCGCCCTGCCGGACACGTTCTTCACCGCTTTCCGCGCGGACATGCACCGCAAGCGGGACCTGCTGGCGAAGGGCCTGCGCGCCGCGGGCTTCCGGGTGTACGAGCCGGAGGGGACGTACTTCATCACCACCGACATCTCCCCGTTCGGCGACGAGGACGCGTACGCCTTCTGCCGCGCGCTGCCGGAGCGCTGCGGGGTGGCGGCGGTGCCGAACTCGGTCTTCTACGACGACCCGGAGGCGGGCCGCAGCCAGGTCCGCTTCACGTTCTGCAAGAGGGACGACGTGCTGGAGGCGGCGGTGGAGCGGCTGGCCCGGCTGGGCTGA
- a CDS encoding DUF2617 family protein, with protein MLTTLQTAYSDTRAADLAWMLGREPLPALAVLDLRFDGAELQLRLLGASHQVLLQEEHGVCSETVACMPGSSTPLPLGVSKRLGDREYEFAARVETLTQGQFAGRAQELLALVSDHPHGLVGTFPGSPYAFTAMLAQRTEGQVRWRTWHAYPQEGQLVVTRTRVGVRIPASAA; from the coding sequence ATGCTCACCACCCTCCAGACGGCCTATTCCGATACCCGCGCCGCCGACCTGGCCTGGATGCTGGGGCGGGAGCCGCTGCCCGCCCTCGCGGTCCTCGACCTCCGGTTCGACGGCGCCGAACTCCAGTTGAGGCTGCTCGGCGCCTCCCACCAGGTGCTCCTCCAGGAGGAGCACGGGGTCTGTTCCGAGACCGTGGCCTGTATGCCCGGCAGCAGCACCCCCCTGCCCCTCGGCGTCTCGAAGCGCCTCGGGGACCGGGAGTACGAATTCGCGGCACGGGTGGAGACCCTGACCCAGGGGCAGTTCGCCGGGCGCGCTCAGGAGCTGCTCGCCCTGGTGAGCGACCACCCGCACGGGCTGGTGGGCACTTTTCCCGGGAGCCCGTACGCCTTCACCGCGATGCTCGCCCAGCGCACGGAGGGGCAGGTGCGGTGGCGCACCTGGCACGCGTACCCGCAGGAGGGGCAGTTGGTGGTGACCCGGACCCGGGTCGGCGTGCGGATTCCCGCGTCAGCGGCCTGA
- a CDS encoding polyamine aminopropyltransferase — MIDQQMPLRGGAARLPVRPRTGRFLVLAAVFVCAACGLVYELELVALASYLVGDSVTQASVVLSVMVFAMGIGSLLAKRLRCRAAVGFGMIEAALALVGGSSALVLYASFAWLGDSQYALVGFSLAIGVLIGAEIPLLMTLIQRVDRQDAGGAVADLFAADYVGALVGGLAFPFLLLPMLGQLTGALFTGAVNAAAGGALVLWVFRRDLSPRSRWLLVLANASVIAVLATATVLVDDFERAARRAVYGDQVRVAVQTGVQEVVVTGADRDSLGLYLDGRLRVSARDEYRYHEALVHPAMNGARARVLILGGGDGLAAREVLRYRDVRAVTVVELDPAVTRLARTDPALSELNGHAFRDPRLTVVGADAFPWLRADHGRYDVVVSDLPDPGITASTKLYSAEFYGLIAEALAPDGRLVVHAGPLGARPRTFWTVEASVRAGGLATRPYRVTGRYAGFAASPDRGGGEDREREDWGFLLAGPGEAPRAALAAGGPEPRSLRGRELREGARAAAEARLPGLLPSTLVHPRYWEET, encoded by the coding sequence ATGATCGACCAGCAGATGCCGCTGCGAGGGGGCGCGGCGCGGCTTCCCGTACGGCCGAGGACCGGCCGGTTCCTCGTGCTGGCCGCGGTCTTCGTCTGCGCCGCCTGCGGTCTCGTCTACGAACTCGAACTGGTCGCGCTCGCCTCCTATCTCGTCGGCGATTCGGTCACCCAGGCGTCCGTCGTGCTCTCCGTGATGGTGTTCGCGATGGGCATCGGATCCCTTCTCGCGAAACGTTTGCGCTGCCGTGCCGCCGTCGGGTTCGGGATGATCGAGGCGGCCCTCGCCCTGGTCGGCGGCTCCTCGGCGCTGGTCCTCTACGCTTCGTTCGCCTGGCTCGGCGATTCCCAGTACGCCCTGGTCGGGTTCTCGCTGGCGATCGGGGTGCTGATCGGTGCGGAGATCCCGCTGCTGATGACGCTGATCCAGCGTGTCGACCGGCAGGACGCGGGCGGGGCCGTCGCCGATCTCTTCGCCGCCGACTACGTGGGCGCGCTGGTCGGCGGGCTCGCGTTCCCCTTTCTGCTGCTGCCGATGCTGGGGCAGTTGACCGGTGCGCTGTTCACCGGCGCGGTCAACGCGGCGGCGGGCGGGGCGCTCGTCCTGTGGGTGTTCCGGCGCGATCTGAGCCCCCGCTCCCGCTGGCTCCTCGTCCTGGCCAATGCCTCGGTGATCGCGGTGCTGGCCACCGCCACGGTGCTGGTCGACGACTTCGAGCGGGCGGCGCGGCGGGCGGTGTACGGGGACCAGGTGCGGGTCGCCGTGCAGACCGGGGTGCAGGAGGTCGTGGTGACCGGTGCCGACCGGGACTCCCTCGGCCTCTATCTGGACGGCCGGCTGCGGGTCAGCGCCCGCGACGAGTACCGCTACCACGAGGCGCTGGTGCACCCCGCGATGAACGGGGCCCGCGCCCGGGTGCTCATCCTCGGCGGCGGCGACGGCCTCGCCGCCCGCGAGGTGCTGCGCTACCGGGACGTGCGCGCGGTCACCGTCGTCGAGCTGGACCCCGCCGTCACCCGACTGGCCCGTACCGACCCCGCCCTCTCCGAGTTGAACGGCCACGCCTTCCGCGACCCCCGGCTCACGGTGGTCGGGGCGGACGCCTTCCCCTGGCTCCGGGCCGACCACGGCCGGTACGACGTGGTGGTCTCCGACCTCCCGGACCCGGGCATCACCGCGAGTACGAAGCTGTATTCGGCCGAGTTCTACGGGCTGATCGCGGAGGCCCTGGCCCCGGACGGGCGGCTCGTGGTGCACGCCGGACCGCTGGGGGCCCGGCCGCGGACCTTCTGGACGGTGGAGGCATCGGTGCGCGCGGGCGGCCTCGCGACCCGCCCCTACCGCGTCACCGGCCGGTACGCGGGTTTCGCCGCGAGCCCGGACCGGGGCGGCGGGGAGGACCGGGAGCGGGAGGACTGGGGCTTCCTCCTCGCCGGCCCGGGCGAGGCCCCCCGGGCCGCGCTGGCCGCCGGAGGGCCCGAGCCGCGCTCGCTGCGGGGCCGGGAGCTGCGCGAGGGAGCGCGGGCCGCGGCCGAGGCCCGGCTGCCGGGGCTGCTCCCCTCGACGCTGGTCCACCCGAGGTACTGGGAAGAGACGTGA
- a CDS encoding SRPBCC family protein — MEHEVFVPVPVPTLLRTLGDPARVARCVPGLQQDADASASPLAGRLKLRAGGHTITYRGELRLTGPEGDRFSVTGKGVEARGTGAVELALTIGLTAADGGTTIAYSGTADGDGRLVELEEGAALAAAHRLLDRFTQQLVTESLAARDDGHADADTGADADDAVAAEGLEGDESDGADAVAVEGLEGDESDDGSGSVFDSPVPPPSLDPVAGVEFTVPDELPAEAAHARRTMIGRSAEEVDHAPPRGRYAPVPSPEAGGASTTLRWVAPAAALALASAVVLGRALRRRRP; from the coding sequence ATGGAGCATGAGGTGTTCGTTCCGGTTCCCGTCCCGACCCTGCTGCGCACTCTGGGCGATCCCGCCCGGGTCGCCCGCTGTGTCCCCGGCCTCCAGCAGGACGCCGACGCGTCGGCGTCGCCCCTGGCGGGCCGGCTGAAGCTGCGGGCCGGCGGCCACACCATCACCTACCGGGGCGAGCTGCGGCTCACCGGCCCGGAGGGAGACCGCTTCTCCGTCACCGGGAAGGGTGTGGAGGCCCGGGGCACCGGTGCGGTCGAGCTGGCCCTGACCATCGGCCTCACGGCGGCGGACGGCGGGACGACGATCGCATACAGCGGTACGGCCGACGGGGACGGGCGGCTGGTCGAGCTGGAGGAGGGCGCGGCGCTCGCGGCCGCCCACCGGCTCCTGGACCGCTTCACCCAGCAGCTGGTGACGGAGTCCCTGGCGGCGCGGGATGACGGGCACGCCGACGCCGACACGGGCGCCGACGCGGACGACGCCGTTGCCGCGGAGGGGCTTGAGGGCGACGAGAGCGACGGGGCCGACGCCGTTGCCGTGGAGGGGCTTGAGGGCGACGAGAGCGACGACGGCTCCGGGTCCGTCTTCGACTCGCCCGTGCCGCCGCCCTCGCTCGACCCCGTCGCCGGGGTGGAGTTCACCGTTCCGGACGAACTGCCCGCCGAGGCCGCACACGCCCGCCGCACCATGATCGGACGCAGCGCCGAGGAGGTCGACCACGCACCGCCGCGCGGCCGCTACGCCCCCGTGCCCTCCCCGGAGGCGGGCGGTGCGAGCACCACCCTGCGGTGGGTCGCCCCCGCCGCCGCCCTCGCGCTCGCCTCCGCCGTGGTGCTGGGCCGTGCGTTGCGGCGCCGGAGGCCGTGA